A single genomic interval of Magnetospirillum sp. 15-1 harbors:
- a CDS encoding cache domain-containing protein, whose translation MSTSHLVLVAALIGATAAPAMAAGERGSEADAQILLGKAVAHITKVGTEPALKDFSDKGGPFVDRDLYVLCEDFNGKILAHGGNPTLVGRDTKGSELTSQFIQVASSPSGEGAVNYDWADPVTKKVAKKTTIIKKSGQIFCGVGFFK comes from the coding sequence ATGTCGACATCTCATTTGGTTCTAGTGGCCGCCCTTATCGGGGCCACGGCGGCTCCGGCGATGGCCGCTGGAGAACGCGGCAGCGAGGCCGATGCCCAAATTCTTCTCGGCAAGGCGGTAGCCCACATCACCAAGGTTGGGACCGAACCCGCGCTGAAGGATTTCAGCGACAAGGGGGGGCCGTTCGTTGACCGTGACCTCTACGTGCTCTGCGAGGATTTCAACGGAAAAATCCTCGCCCATGGGGGGAATCCGACTCTGGTGGGGCGAGACACGAAAGGATCGGAACTGACGAGCCAGTTCATCCAGGTGGCTTCGTCGCCGTCAGGCGAAGGAGCCGTAAATTACGACTGGGCCGATCCGGTGACCAAGAAGGTCGCCAAGAAAACAACCATCATCAAGAAATCGGGACAGATATTCTGTGGGGTCGGGTTCTTCAAATAA
- a CDS encoding HAMP domain-containing methyl-accepting chemotaxis protein, which produces MAILAVIFSIGMKGLSDALSEVRTSFAAERKIEQTRLLAASIEAELYRLLNWQAAGVDSGKIMEGEKNIRGKIEIISAEGSSQPDMNEAIGRFSKSTNDVMDIYKDDTLMALMLMKANEKQYDFLVQKLDHVIDRSAKHSDSIHEKSILITNASEARYFAISFLCFIIGATVMVVMCRLIANSIVGMAAAMNDLAKGQLDTPVPSADERDEIGLMAQAVLVFRQNMIRAGELDREREGQRARSERRSAMLEDSTKTFDTAINETLQSLAAAIEQVQSTARSLTTNTTSNRQQADSVVDAAGHATENVGTVAAAAEQLSHSIREIERQANQSTRISDQTTGEIERIEGLVRGLTDASERIGKVVNLIDNIAGQTNLLALNATIEAARAGEAGKGFAVVASEVSVLAHGTARATKEIADQISNVQAISRDTAAAIASIATRISEMHDITATIAAAVDQQSSATSDIARNVQEAAEGTRAVCTTIGDMKLSIDSTGTAATDLFASAQRLVLEAEHLRGEVDHFLLAVQSA; this is translated from the coding sequence ATGGCGATTCTCGCGGTAATATTCAGCATCGGAATGAAAGGGTTATCCGACGCCTTGTCGGAGGTCAGGACATCCTTCGCCGCCGAACGCAAGATCGAACAAACACGCCTCCTGGCAGCCAGCATCGAGGCCGAACTCTATCGCCTCCTCAACTGGCAGGCGGCGGGAGTCGACAGCGGCAAGATCATGGAAGGTGAGAAGAATATCCGGGGGAAGATCGAAATTATATCCGCCGAGGGCAGTTCCCAGCCCGATATGAACGAGGCGATTGGACGCTTCTCGAAATCCACCAACGACGTCATGGATATCTATAAGGACGACACGTTGATGGCTCTCATGCTCATGAAGGCAAACGAGAAGCAGTATGACTTTCTTGTCCAGAAACTTGATCATGTCATCGATAGATCAGCCAAGCACAGCGACTCCATTCATGAAAAATCCATTCTAATCACCAATGCATCCGAAGCCAGATATTTTGCCATATCATTCCTGTGCTTCATTATCGGCGCCACCGTCATGGTCGTCATGTGCCGGCTCATCGCCAATTCCATCGTGGGAATGGCAGCCGCCATGAACGATCTTGCCAAGGGGCAACTGGACACGCCGGTCCCCTCCGCCGACGAGCGCGATGAAATCGGCCTGATGGCCCAGGCCGTCCTGGTCTTCCGGCAGAACATGATCCGGGCCGGGGAACTGGACCGCGAGCGTGAAGGCCAACGGGCAAGAAGCGAACGTCGCAGCGCCATGCTGGAAGATTCCACCAAAACGTTCGATACGGCGATCAACGAAACCCTTCAGTCCCTGGCGGCGGCCATCGAGCAGGTTCAGTCCACCGCCCGCAGCCTCACCACCAACACCACCAGCAATCGCCAACAAGCCGATTCCGTGGTCGACGCGGCCGGTCACGCGACGGAGAATGTGGGCACCGTCGCCGCGGCCGCCGAGCAACTTTCCCACTCCATTCGCGAGATCGAGCGCCAAGCCAACCAATCCACGCGGATATCGGATCAGACGACCGGCGAAATAGAGCGGATCGAGGGGTTGGTGCGCGGGCTGACCGATGCGTCGGAGCGGATCGGCAAGGTCGTCAACCTGATCGACAACATTGCCGGACAAACCAACCTTCTCGCCCTGAACGCCACCATCGAGGCAGCCCGCGCCGGCGAGGCCGGCAAGGGATTCGCCGTGGTCGCCAGCGAGGTCAGCGTGCTGGCCCATGGCACGGCCAGGGCGACCAAGGAGATTGCCGATCAGATTTCCAACGTACAAGCCATCAGCCGCGATACCGCCGCCGCCATCGCAAGCATCGCCACCCGCATTTCGGAGATGCACGACATCACCGCGACCATCGCCGCCGCCGTGGACCAGCAATCATCGGCGACCTCGGATATCGCCCGGAACGTACAGGAGGCGGCCGAAGGCACCCGGGCGGTCTGCACGACCATCGGCGACATGAAGCTTTCCATCGACTCGACGGGCACCGCCGCAACCGACCTGTTCGCCTCGGCCCAGCGCCTGGTCCTGGAAGCGGAACACCTGCGCGGCGAGGTGGATCACTTCCTTCTTGCCGTGCAAAGCGCCTGA
- a CDS encoding LysR family transcriptional regulator, with protein sequence MFPSTFRRLEVFIAVVDAGSFVGAAERLGIAHPSVSNHIQALERQVRCELFTRRRGTISILTEPGRRLYERGVDLLEKAAALSQDLSLPPKKTRQVPLVISCQRAVATGWLCAPFADYAKAHPEIDFTVNVERYETVVEDLIEGRADLGFLLAFGPVLDLPCERIGSEPFSFFAPPNNPLAERDRVRPSELSAYPFITPRRAGRFGQMVHNMLGSAGISNYSVAYQVQEGAVIQELAIMGLGIFCGPDRLVRGAVEAGSLVKLPVEGPELRMDVFCVLPPNKKPQRAALNFSKVLKSFHTGSSR encoded by the coding sequence ATGTTTCCGTCGACATTTCGCAGGCTGGAGGTCTTCATCGCGGTGGTGGATGCCGGCAGCTTCGTCGGGGCGGCGGAGCGGCTGGGAATCGCCCACCCGTCGGTCAGCAACCACATCCAGGCGCTGGAGCGGCAGGTTCGCTGCGAATTGTTCACGCGCCGGCGGGGAACCATATCGATCCTGACCGAACCCGGGCGCCGCCTCTATGAGAGGGGAGTCGATCTGCTCGAGAAGGCCGCCGCACTTTCCCAGGACCTGTCCCTGCCGCCGAAAAAGACCAGACAGGTGCCCCTGGTGATTTCCTGCCAGCGGGCGGTGGCGACCGGTTGGCTGTGCGCGCCGTTCGCCGATTACGCCAAGGCCCATCCGGAGATCGACTTCACCGTCAACGTGGAGCGCTATGAAACGGTGGTCGAGGACCTGATCGAAGGGCGCGCCGATCTTGGCTTTCTTCTGGCGTTCGGGCCGGTGCTCGATCTCCCGTGCGAACGGATCGGCAGCGAGCCGTTCTCGTTCTTCGCCCCGCCCAACAATCCTCTTGCCGAGCGCGACCGTGTGCGGCCCTCGGAGCTGAGCGCCTATCCGTTCATTACCCCCCGCCGGGCCGGCCGTTTCGGCCAGATGGTTCACAACATGCTGGGAAGCGCCGGAATCTCCAATTATTCCGTGGCGTATCAGGTGCAGGAGGGGGCGGTCATTCAGGAACTGGCGATCATGGGCTTGGGAATCTTCTGTGGACCCGACCGCCTGGTGCGCGGCGCCGTCGAGGCCGGGTCATTGGTGAAGCTGCCGGTGGAAGGGCCAGAACTCCGCATGGACGTCTTTTGTGTATTGCCGCCCAATAAGAAGCCGCAGAGGGCGGCTCTCAACTTTTCGAAGGTTCTGAAATCGTTTCATACGGGCAGTTCTCGATGA
- a CDS encoding enolase C-terminal domain-like protein: MKITKLEIIPISTPLRRPIVMGGGTVTAIHSIILKIHTDEGLVGFSDSGDTSSWYRGETQDSMAAMIGDFFAPQILLGEDPTKIEKIVGRMDIMARDNNQAKATVDFALHDLVGKILETPVYNLLGGKTIDRVPLGLVLSAGKPEVLIPDCLAILKEGYSFLKIKTGNATLKEDVATIAAVREAVGYDVNLFIDVNGFWTYDQALNTIRALEKFNLSMIEQPLPAWDIEGMARLRGKVATPIYADESAQELHHLMDIINRRAADGLMIKTQKAGGLVKSKRWLTMARLANMPVICGCMVGSGLEASPATHLLVADDWIARFPQENAGPLHIHDVLNSGSITDDLALNGPRFEGGFLYPNDGPGLGIDINEDLLQRLITPGKSIRVITA; encoded by the coding sequence ATGAAGATCACAAAACTTGAAATTATCCCGATTTCCACACCTTTACGCCGCCCCATCGTGATGGGTGGTGGAACCGTTACCGCTATTCACAGCATCATTCTTAAAATTCATACCGACGAGGGTCTGGTCGGCTTTTCCGATTCCGGCGACACCTCGTCGTGGTATCGTGGCGAGACTCAGGATTCCATGGCCGCCATGATCGGAGACTTCTTCGCGCCGCAGATCCTGCTCGGCGAGGACCCGACCAAGATCGAGAAGATCGTCGGCCGCATGGACATAATGGCCCGCGACAACAATCAGGCCAAGGCAACCGTCGACTTCGCCCTTCACGATCTGGTGGGGAAGATCCTGGAAACGCCGGTCTACAACCTGCTGGGCGGCAAGACCATCGACCGCGTCCCGCTTGGCCTGGTGCTGTCGGCGGGCAAGCCCGAGGTGCTGATTCCGGACTGCCTGGCCATCCTCAAGGAAGGCTACAGTTTCCTCAAGATCAAGACCGGCAACGCCACCCTCAAGGAGGACGTGGCCACCATCGCCGCAGTGCGCGAGGCCGTCGGATACGACGTCAATCTGTTCATCGACGTCAATGGATTCTGGACCTACGATCAGGCGCTGAACACCATCCGCGCGCTGGAGAAGTTTAACCTCTCCATGATCGAGCAGCCCCTTCCCGCCTGGGATATCGAGGGCATGGCCCGGCTGCGCGGCAAGGTTGCCACTCCGATCTACGCCGACGAATCGGCGCAGGAGCTTCACCACCTCATGGACATCATCAACCGGCGTGCCGCCGATGGCCTGATGATCAAGACCCAGAAGGCCGGCGGCCTGGTCAAGTCCAAGCGTTGGCTGACCATGGCGCGCCTGGCCAACATGCCGGTGATCTGCGGCTGCATGGTGGGCTCCGGTCTGGAAGCCAGCCCCGCGACCCATCTGCTGGTCGCGGACGACTGGATCGCCCGCTTCCCGCAGGAAAATGCCGGTCCGCTCCACATTCACGACGTTCTGAACAGCGGCTCGATCACCGACGATCTGGCCCTGAACGGCCCGCGCTTCGAGGGCGGCTTCCTCTATCCCAACGATGGTCCCGGTCTCGGCATCGACATCAACGAGGATCTGCTCCAGCGCCTGATCACGCCGGGCAAGTCCATTCGCGTCATCACCGCCTGA
- a CDS encoding CoA transferase: MATFSLTGGLKGLRILDVSQALAGPFCTQMLADHGADVVKVEPPEGEMARRVGPFTQDDTVRAYGGMFQCCNRNKRGIALDLKHPEGREVFLKMAESADAVVENFRVGVMDRLGLGYETLAERNPRLVYTSIRGFGDPRGGRSPYADWPAVDIVSQAMGGLMGLTGPDAHTPIKVGAGPGDAIPGLFAAYATMVALWEARTSGKGQYVDVGMIDSVLAFCEPVTNIYSYLDKVPGPVGNRNPEISPMGAVRAKDGWVAIAVPPGRIWEIFCQAIGRPELIKDPRFATERARVENTDEVYAVVEDFTLRHTKAELSAILGGKVPFGPVYDAADIFADPHYQIRDMLPQVEQPGSARRVTVPGVPPKLTRTPGGVHVRAPLLGEHTDEVLAALGFGEEQLTQLRKSGAIA, encoded by the coding sequence ATGGCGACTTTTTCTTTGACCGGCGGCCTGAAGGGCTTGCGCATCCTCGATGTCAGCCAAGCCCTGGCGGGGCCGTTCTGTACCCAGATGCTGGCCGACCATGGCGCCGACGTCGTCAAGGTCGAACCCCCCGAGGGTGAAATGGCGCGCCGCGTCGGCCCATTCACCCAGGACGACACCGTGCGGGCCTATGGCGGCATGTTTCAATGCTGCAACCGCAACAAGCGCGGTATCGCGCTGGACCTGAAGCATCCCGAGGGCCGCGAGGTCTTTCTGAAAATGGCAGAATCCGCCGATGCCGTGGTCGAGAACTTCCGCGTCGGGGTCATGGACCGGCTCGGCCTGGGATACGAGACCCTGGCCGAGCGCAATCCGCGCCTGGTCTACACCTCCATCCGCGGATTCGGCGACCCGCGCGGCGGACGCAGTCCCTATGCCGACTGGCCCGCGGTCGACATCGTTTCCCAGGCCATGGGGGGACTGATGGGCCTCACCGGTCCGGATGCCCATACGCCGATCAAGGTCGGCGCCGGCCCCGGCGACGCCATCCCCGGCCTGTTCGCCGCCTACGCCACCATGGTGGCATTGTGGGAAGCCCGCACCTCGGGCAAGGGGCAGTATGTGGATGTCGGCATGATCGACAGCGTCCTGGCCTTCTGCGAGCCGGTCACCAACATCTACTCCTATCTGGACAAGGTTCCCGGACCGGTCGGCAACCGCAACCCCGAGATCAGCCCCATGGGCGCAGTCCGCGCCAAGGACGGCTGGGTCGCCATCGCGGTACCGCCCGGGCGGATCTGGGAGATCTTCTGCCAAGCCATCGGGCGGCCCGAGTTGATCAAGGACCCCCGTTTCGCCACCGAGCGCGCCCGGGTCGAAAACACCGACGAGGTCTATGCCGTCGTCGAGGATTTCACCTTGCGCCACACCAAGGCGGAGCTTTCCGCCATCCTGGGCGGCAAGGTCCCGTTCGGGCCGGTCTACGACGCGGCCGACATCTTCGCCGATCCCCACTACCAGATTCGCGACATGCTGCCCCAGGTCGAACAGCCCGGCTCGGCTCGGCGGGTCACCGTTCCCGGCGTTCCCCCCAAGTTGACCCGGACTCCCGGCGGTGTCCATGTTAGGGCGCCCCTGCTGGGGGAACATACCGACGAGGTTCTGGCCGCGTTGGGATTCGGCGAGGAACAGCTCACCCAATTGCGCAAGTCGGGAGCCATCGCCTGA
- a CDS encoding CaiB/BaiF CoA-transferase family protein codes for MMTEGKGPLAGVRVVEFAGIGPCPFSGMLLAQMGAEVLRIERAGHADYLPIPPQFDFLNTGKTRLAVDLKSPEGLARLMDIIATAEIVIEGYRPGVMERLGLGPKDCHARNPRLVYGRVTGWGQDGPYAAEAGHDINYIAITGALHAIGPAGGPPVPPLNLVGDFGGGVYLCFGVAAALASARSTGRGQVVETAMVDAAAHLMTFLYGLRQAGLWSLDRGDNEADGGFPFYGVYQAGDGGWLAVAAAEMKFRLALIDGLGLDRDLAKRAASRQAWPDIRSQLAEAFATRSRDEWCDLLAGTDACVSPILHMDEAPSNPHAVARGLFTTDNGVVRPAPAPRFSEGSSAPSFAEPGALLERWGCP; via the coding sequence ATGATGACCGAGGGCAAGGGACCACTGGCGGGCGTCCGGGTGGTGGAATTCGCAGGCATCGGGCCCTGTCCGTTTTCCGGGATGCTGCTGGCCCAGATGGGGGCGGAGGTCTTGCGGATCGAGCGGGCGGGGCACGCCGATTATCTCCCCATTCCGCCGCAGTTCGACTTTCTCAATACCGGCAAGACCCGATTGGCGGTCGATCTGAAAAGTCCCGAGGGACTGGCGCGTCTGATGGACATCATCGCCACCGCCGAAATCGTAATCGAGGGATACCGTCCCGGCGTCATGGAGCGCCTCGGCCTCGGTCCCAAGGACTGCCACGCCCGCAATCCCCGCCTGGTCTACGGCCGGGTGACCGGCTGGGGCCAGGACGGCCCCTATGCCGCCGAAGCCGGGCACGACATCAACTACATCGCCATCACCGGTGCCCTTCATGCCATCGGGCCGGCCGGCGGCCCCCCGGTACCGCCCCTCAATCTGGTCGGTGATTTCGGCGGTGGCGTCTATCTCTGCTTCGGCGTCGCCGCCGCCCTGGCATCGGCACGTTCCACCGGCAGGGGGCAGGTGGTGGAAACCGCCATGGTGGATGCGGCCGCCCACCTGATGACCTTTCTCTATGGCCTGCGTCAGGCGGGACTGTGGTCGCTGGATCGCGGCGACAACGAGGCCGATGGCGGCTTCCCGTTCTATGGCGTCTATCAGGCCGGCGATGGCGGCTGGCTGGCGGTCGCCGCCGCCGAGATGAAGTTCCGTCTGGCGCTGATCGACGGTCTGGGCCTCGATCGCGATCTGGCCAAGCGGGCGGCATCCCGACAGGCCTGGCCGGACATCCGCAGCCAATTGGCCGAAGCCTTCGCCACCAGATCGCGCGACGAGTGGTGTGATCTTCTGGCGGGAACCGACGCCTGTGTCTCGCCGATCCTGCACATGGACGAGGCTCCGAGCAATCCCCACGCCGTCGCCAGGGGCTTGTTCACCACGGATAACGGCGTGGTCCGTCCCGCGCCGGCTCCACGATTTTCCGAGGGCAGCAGCGCACCGTCCTTTGCCGAACCGGGTGCTCTGCTGGAACGGTGGGGGTGCCCCTGA
- a CDS encoding AMP-binding protein: MKTLGDFSRLNARRCPGKVAVRMGDEALTFQDLDALSTSLARSLIADGRGAGARIAILSQNSPEFVIIAQGVAKAGAILVPINTRFVGTEIVGVLTHCGAGVLFVEPEFLPILGDAVAGMANPPDIILIRSGRSGPDGPANLEDYIAASDRALSLPVVDPATAAAIMYTSGTTGAPKGVMVSHEKYLRIFLAIAIEMEVREPDVLQLAVPLFHNGGFASVLNPALMVGATVVCYRGSFDADRILSDVARHGVTLTHWVPTMLAMVTPVAKSGKYDLGTLRKIHYGAMPIAPELLAEACTVFKADFFQGYGTTDAGLISCLRPEQHRYHPGMTGRPVFNTLSRIIDAEGNDVPIGAVGEIVVAAETSGMIGYWSDERATGDAIRDGWIYTGDMARQEEDGFFTIVERKNFMIISGGENIFPMEVEKVLASHPQISEVAVFGMKDAKFGEVVCAAVVPVSGATVSLETIQDYCDGRIARYKIPRHLLVLDELPRTAIGKVAKGALPALLSRHRT; encoded by the coding sequence ATGAAGACGCTTGGAGACTTCTCGCGGCTGAATGCGCGCCGCTGTCCGGGGAAGGTCGCGGTAAGGATGGGTGATGAGGCCCTGACCTTTCAGGACCTCGACGCCCTCTCCACCAGCTTGGCCCGCTCGTTGATCGCGGACGGGCGGGGAGCGGGGGCGCGGATCGCCATTCTTTCGCAGAACTCCCCCGAGTTCGTGATCATCGCGCAAGGTGTCGCCAAGGCCGGTGCGATTCTCGTTCCCATCAATACCCGCTTCGTCGGAACGGAAATCGTCGGTGTATTGACCCATTGCGGGGCCGGGGTGCTGTTCGTGGAACCGGAATTCCTGCCCATCCTTGGCGACGCCGTGGCCGGCATGGCCAATCCGCCGGACATCATCCTGATCCGCTCCGGCCGGTCCGGTCCCGACGGCCCGGCCAACCTGGAGGATTATATCGCCGCATCGGATCGTGCGCTTTCCCTTCCCGTGGTCGATCCCGCCACGGCGGCGGCCATCATGTACACCAGCGGCACCACCGGGGCACCCAAGGGGGTGATGGTGTCGCATGAAAAATACTTGCGCATCTTCCTGGCCATCGCCATCGAGATGGAGGTTCGGGAGCCGGATGTTCTGCAGCTGGCGGTACCGCTGTTTCACAATGGAGGGTTTGCCTCCGTCCTCAACCCCGCCCTCATGGTCGGGGCCACGGTGGTCTGTTATCGCGGAAGCTTCGATGCCGATCGGATTCTGTCGGATGTCGCCCGGCATGGCGTCACCCTGACGCACTGGGTTCCCACCATGTTGGCCATGGTGACGCCGGTTGCCAAATCGGGGAAATACGATCTGGGCACCTTGCGCAAGATTCACTACGGCGCCATGCCCATCGCTCCGGAACTGCTGGCCGAAGCCTGTACGGTCTTCAAGGCCGACTTCTTCCAGGGATATGGAACGACCGATGCCGGCTTGATTTCGTGCCTGCGGCCCGAGCAACACCGGTATCATCCGGGAATGACCGGGCGGCCGGTCTTCAATACCCTTAGCCGCATCATCGACGCCGAGGGTAACGACGTGCCCATCGGTGCGGTCGGCGAAATCGTCGTTGCCGCGGAAACCAGCGGAATGATCGGCTATTGGAGCGACGAAAGGGCGACCGGAGATGCCATCCGGGACGGATGGATTTATACGGGAGACATGGCGCGCCAGGAGGAGGATGGCTTCTTCACCATCGTCGAGCGCAAGAACTTCATGATCATCTCGGGCGGCGAGAACATCTTTCCCATGGAGGTGGAGAAGGTGCTCGCCTCCCATCCCCAGATATCCGAGGTGGCCGTCTTCGGAATGAAGGACGCCAAGTTCGGCGAGGTGGTCTGCGCGGCGGTCGTCCCGGTTTCCGGCGCGACGGTAAGCCTTGAGACGATTCAGGATTACTGCGACGGGCGGATCGCCCGCTACAAAATTCCCCGCCACCTTCTGGTCTTGGATGAACTGCCGCGGACGGCCATCGGCAAGGTCGCCAAGGGCGCCCTGCCGGCCTTGCTGTCCCGGCACCGGACGTGA
- a CDS encoding multidrug effflux MFS transporter produces the protein MTVDSAKRPHIFILAGIAAAGPLAVNLFVPALPVIADEFSVGRDVVQWALTLYFVGVSIGQLLYGPLSDIFGRRIVVLGGILLYCLSSFACLFSDSIYFLIFSRFTQAFGGCVGMVMSRAIIQDVFPNEKFAAALSTVVMVSATAPMVAPTIGGYISEWFGWRYVFLLLGLASFGLMASCVIGLRETHFRRLKPSLGSLLSSYGEVLRSGKFLPVSIATALIPSSYFAFMAGAPYIVVNTMHRTSGEYGAMAMVAPAGFVLGNAVARKISTRLGPTKTLLLGGGGTAIGLCILLGLVVLLPLSAFNLFAPMLLVSFGHGLGIASGISIAMSEARHLSGTASALGGFLQMCAAAVASNLAGTVVGISPAALVGLMTLIHGFGVLVFILGRPRRSAVQ, from the coding sequence GTGACCGTCGACAGCGCCAAGCGTCCCCATATTTTCATCCTGGCCGGAATCGCCGCGGCCGGTCCCCTGGCCGTCAATCTTTTCGTTCCGGCACTTCCGGTGATCGCCGATGAATTCTCGGTCGGGCGGGACGTGGTCCAGTGGGCGCTGACGTTGTATTTCGTCGGCGTTTCCATCGGGCAGTTATTGTATGGTCCGTTGTCGGATATCTTTGGTCGTCGGATCGTCGTTCTTGGCGGTATCTTGCTGTATTGCCTTTCCAGCTTCGCTTGCCTCTTTTCCGACTCGATCTATTTTCTCATATTCTCGCGCTTCACCCAAGCATTCGGCGGATGCGTGGGAATGGTGATGTCGCGGGCCATTATCCAAGACGTCTTTCCCAACGAGAAATTCGCAGCCGCCCTGTCCACGGTGGTCATGGTGTCGGCCACGGCCCCGATGGTGGCTCCGACCATCGGCGGCTATATCAGCGAATGGTTCGGCTGGCGCTACGTTTTCCTGCTTCTGGGCCTCGCGTCGTTCGGCCTGATGGCCTCGTGCGTCATCGGCTTGCGGGAGACCCATTTCCGGCGACTGAAGCCGTCGTTGGGCTCGCTGCTGTCCTCCTACGGCGAGGTTCTGCGAAGTGGCAAGTTCCTGCCGGTCTCCATTGCGACGGCGCTCATTCCCAGCAGCTATTTCGCCTTCATGGCGGGGGCTCCCTATATCGTCGTCAACACCATGCATCGGACGTCGGGGGAGTACGGGGCGATGGCAATGGTCGCTCCCGCCGGGTTCGTTCTGGGCAATGCGGTGGCCCGCAAGATCAGTACCCGGCTGGGTCCGACCAAGACGTTGCTGTTGGGCGGAGGGGGGACCGCCATTGGGCTTTGCATCCTGTTGGGGCTTGTCGTCTTGCTGCCGCTTTCGGCGTTCAACCTGTTCGCCCCGATGCTGCTGGTGTCCTTCGGGCACGGTCTGGGCATCGCCAGCGGTATTTCCATCGCCATGTCGGAGGCGCGCCACCTGAGCGGAACGGCATCGGCCTTGGGAGGGTTTCTTCAGATGTGTGCCGCCGCGGTCGCGTCCAATCTGGCGGGGACCGTCGTGGGAATTTCTCCGGCCGCCCTGGTGGGGTTGATGACTCTGATCCATGGATTCGGAGTTCTTGTTTTTATTCTCGGTCGACCAAGGCGTTCGGCTGTTCAGTAG
- a CDS encoding acyl-CoA dehydrogenase family protein, with product MDFILNEEQAILKGSVARFSADLRAAMDKKAVTAADRWGRYADMGLLGLPFDEDFGGFGGGGVETMIVAEEMGRHLLTDPYIPVVAVAGRLLADHCSEEQKAYLLPRVADGSLIVVPAFGEPKSRYSLSRVATTAVPSKDGFVLDGRKAVVLSGAEADLLLVTARLSGEAGDEDGIGVFLVSGDLPGVTRRPVLTVDGREAAEIVLDGVRVDKTATLGSLGQGGAIARRAEEFGVAALAGEAVGAMSAVFDMTVEYLQTRRQFGVPIGKFQALQHRVVDMRVALELARSIAAGAAIAADLDNAQERRRIISAAKVQVCRSGRYIGQQAIQLHGAMGMTDEYGAGRYFKRLLVLSSLYGDADHHLERFVSASQYGEDGALVA from the coding sequence ATGGATTTCATTCTTAACGAGGAGCAGGCGATCCTGAAGGGCAGCGTTGCGCGGTTCAGTGCCGATCTTCGCGCCGCCATGGACAAGAAGGCGGTGACGGCGGCCGACCGATGGGGCCGCTACGCCGACATGGGCCTCCTCGGGCTGCCGTTCGACGAGGATTTCGGCGGTTTTGGCGGTGGCGGCGTGGAGACCATGATCGTTGCCGAGGAGATGGGCCGGCACTTGTTGACCGATCCCTATATCCCGGTGGTGGCGGTCGCGGGGCGATTGCTGGCCGATCACTGCAGCGAGGAACAAAAGGCCTATCTGTTGCCCCGCGTGGCGGATGGATCACTGATCGTCGTTCCGGCCTTCGGTGAGCCCAAGTCGCGATACAGCCTGTCCCGGGTCGCGACCACGGCGGTGCCATCGAAGGACGGCTTTGTTCTCGACGGCCGTAAGGCGGTGGTCTTGTCCGGTGCCGAGGCCGACCTGCTGCTGGTGACGGCACGCCTCTCCGGAGAGGCCGGTGACGAGGACGGTATCGGCGTCTTCCTGGTATCCGGCGACCTTCCGGGGGTGACGCGGCGCCCCGTCCTTACCGTCGACGGTCGCGAGGCGGCCGAGATCGTTCTGGACGGCGTGCGGGTGGATAAGACGGCGACGCTCGGCAGCTTGGGACAGGGCGGAGCCATCGCCCGGCGGGCGGAGGAATTCGGTGTCGCGGCCCTGGCCGGCGAAGCGGTGGGGGCCATGTCGGCGGTGTTCGACATGACAGTGGAATATCTGCAGACCCGCCGGCAATTCGGGGTGCCCATCGGAAAGTTCCAGGCCTTGCAGCACCGCGTCGTCGATATGCGTGTGGCACTGGAATTGGCCCGCTCCATCGCCGCCGGAGCGGCCATCGCCGCCGACCTGGACAATGCGCAGGAGCGTCGGCGCATCATCTCCGCCGCCAAGGTGCAGGTTTGTCGGTCAGGCCGCTATATTGGCCAGCAGGCCATCCAACTGCACGGCGCCATGGGGATGACCGATGAATATGGCGCCGGGCGCTATTTCAAGCGCCTGCTGGTGCTGTCCAGCCTGTACGGGGACGCCGACCATCATCTCGAACGGTTCGTTTCCGCCTCCCAATACGGCGAAGACGGGGCCTTGGTCGCCTGA